The following are from one region of the Tindallia californiensis genome:
- a CDS encoding HD domain-containing phosphohydrolase, whose amino-acid sequence MSLSFLSKEPKETRIASASYKIMVADDDPEVHQITRMMLADFTFEGKGLEFINTYSGQETKEALRQNPDTAILFLDVVMESNASGLEVVDYLRKELSNPMTRIILRTGQPGEAPEEEVIRQYDINDYRLKTEMTMKRLYTSTYAALRSYRDLSQIDRHRKGLEKIIKASSQLFEHQSLNEFLTSILDNLASFNQDESNMLFLSQTDGFLTLKEHDASHIMAATGKYKAYLGKKISEVEELTHVLKLIDRSSDTNDKIIHTEKGFLVKNDQKSLHDSYIFIEGAKEIYNFDLINLFLSNYDVALDRFIMEKMVSKTQKELIITLGEIVESHFDETAGHVRRISEMMYQFATLLEFPTSECEMIKIASTMHDIGKIAIPDHIIKKKGKLTPEEFDVIKHHPVIGHKILSKSELSLLKASAEIALYHHERFDGSGYPEGLSGEAIPLRARMLAIVDVFDAMSHKRVYKEAAPLEEVLEYLEGQAGKHFDPKLLTFFIKHLDRITNV is encoded by the coding sequence ATGTCTCTATCTTTTTTATCCAAAGAACCTAAAGAAACCCGTATTGCCAGTGCTTCCTATAAAATCATGGTGGCGGATGATGATCCGGAGGTTCATCAGATCACCCGTATGATGTTAGCCGATTTTACTTTTGAAGGTAAAGGCTTGGAGTTTATCAACACCTACTCCGGACAGGAGACCAAAGAAGCCCTGCGACAAAACCCAGATACAGCCATTCTTTTTTTAGATGTGGTAATGGAGAGCAATGCTTCCGGGTTGGAAGTAGTCGATTATTTGCGCAAAGAACTGAGCAATCCAATGACCCGTATTATTCTTCGCACGGGACAGCCCGGTGAAGCTCCGGAAGAAGAGGTGATCCGACAGTATGACATTAATGACTACCGGTTAAAAACAGAAATGACCATGAAGCGATTATATACCTCTACCTATGCCGCGCTCCGAAGCTACAGAGACTTATCCCAGATTGACCGGCATCGAAAAGGGCTGGAAAAAATTATCAAAGCCAGTTCTCAGCTCTTTGAACATCAGTCCTTAAATGAGTTTTTAACCAGTATTCTGGATAATCTGGCTTCATTTAACCAAGATGAAAGCAATATGCTTTTTCTTTCTCAAACCGACGGTTTCTTAACCTTAAAAGAACATGATGCTTCCCATATCATGGCAGCTACCGGCAAATACAAAGCCTATCTGGGAAAAAAAATCAGTGAAGTTGAGGAGCTAACCCATGTTCTGAAGCTAATAGACCGTTCTTCTGATACTAATGATAAAATTATCCATACTGAAAAAGGCTTTCTAGTAAAAAACGATCAAAAATCCTTGCATGACAGTTACATTTTTATAGAAGGTGCCAAAGAAATTTATAATTTTGACCTGATTAATCTGTTCTTATCCAACTATGATGTAGCTCTCGATCGCTTTATTATGGAGAAAATGGTTTCAAAAACCCAAAAGGAGCTAATTATTACCTTAGGAGAAATTGTGGAAAGTCATTTTGATGAAACCGCCGGTCATGTGCGACGCATCTCTGAGATGATGTATCAATTTGCCACCCTGCTGGAATTTCCCACTTCCGAATGTGAAATGATCAAAATTGCCAGCACCATGCATGATATTGGAAAAATTGCCATTCCAGATCATATCATTAAAAAGAAAGGAAAACTGACGCCGGAAGAATTTGATGTGATTAAGCACCATCCAGTGATCGGCCATAAAATCCTGTCCAAATCGGAACTATCCTTATTAAAGGCCTCCGCCGAAATTGCCCTTTACCATCATGAGCGGTTTGATGGCTCCGGATATCCGGAAGGCCTATCCGGTGAAGCAATTCCTTTAAGAGCCAGAATGTTGGCCATTGTGGATGTGTTTGATGCCATGTCCCATAAGCGGGTATATAAAGAAGCCGCACCTTTGGAAGAAGTGTTAGAATACTTAGAAGGTCAGGCCGGGAAACATTTCGATCCTAAACTGCTGACTTTCTTTATTAAACATCTGGACAGGATTACGAATGTATAA
- a CDS encoding response regulator — protein MSEEKKAVKRVVVVDDSPFSIRILSDMLTELELEVVGKASSLEEVQTVIAQEKPDIVTMDMTIPGTDGIECTETVKKIHPDARVIMISSMKDDAIVKRSKKAGASGYVQKPVDPEELKNVVHRITSEEEMLQELLELSNSAFQEALMDNINRFFGEKAEGVVMEGSFKESQGVSVVIGVIGAFNGRFVMDFSYETGVKIVEKTLQQDTAELDDVLNMAAEVTNMIAGNACSTINRMKPFYDLRLAPPTVYHGDSLVLSSANVTGNSFMAKTSFGDIAMTVGFAKGEISWT, from the coding sequence ATGAGTGAAGAAAAAAAGGCCGTCAAACGTGTTGTCGTTGTGGATGATTCACCTTTTTCGATTCGAATATTAAGCGATATGCTGACAGAATTGGAGCTGGAAGTCGTAGGAAAAGCCAGTTCCCTGGAAGAAGTGCAAACCGTCATTGCCCAGGAAAAACCGGATATAGTCACCATGGATATGACCATCCCCGGAACAGATGGTATTGAATGTACGGAAACTGTAAAAAAAATCCATCCGGATGCCAGGGTTATTATGATTAGCTCCATGAAGGATGATGCTATTGTTAAACGGTCAAAAAAAGCTGGTGCTTCCGGTTATGTGCAAAAACCTGTTGATCCGGAAGAATTAAAAAATGTTGTCCATCGCATTACCAGTGAGGAAGAAATGCTTCAGGAACTGTTGGAATTAAGTAATTCTGCTTTTCAAGAAGCACTCATGGATAATATTAACCGATTCTTTGGTGAAAAAGCAGAAGGCGTTGTGATGGAAGGTTCTTTCAAGGAGTCCCAGGGCGTTTCGGTAGTCATTGGCGTCATCGGTGCCTTTAACGGCCGTTTTGTTATGGACTTTTCTTATGAAACTGGCGTGAAAATTGTTGAGAAAACCCTCCAACAAGATACCGCTGAATTAGATGATGTCTTAAATATGGCGGCGGAAGTTACTAATATGATTGCTGGAAATGCTTGCTCCACCATTAACCGGATGAAACCGTTTTATGATTTAAGGTTGGCTCCACCTACCGTCTATCATGGTGATTCCCTGGTGCTTTCCAGTGCCAATGTCACCGGAAACAGTTTTATGGCGAAAACATCCTTTGGCGATATCGCCATGACGGTAGGCTTCGCAAAGGGGGAGATCTCATGGACGTAA
- a CDS encoding methyl-accepting chemotaxis protein: MFFRKANQQNETTLSKAIKDSILIDYQVIHQAYQTIEGLEFSQKDRQQIEAHLEKLLTGNASYYGIWVVGIKNEFNDQQYQHKDHYEANGRLNTYLYRTTSGVKKMFLEGIDQEEFYTKPLETEKLQILQPFFYDLEGIPVFMTAVAKPLFIGGKKVGVVGIDIVLLGINELDDDFVHQRVSSMEAMIPKAIDVYQKNITAVIEKFALIDEKIQFIKNHSEQIDASVLEVSKAIEEVAVGAMDQAKEIEQGVELTAALGQMIDQSISESNHINHISQQLSKEKDQGMKSLTDVIEMVQSVDGEMVLVKDTIESTVNSSNEVLQANEMIKAIAEQTNLLALNASIEAARAGEAGRGFGVVAEEIKKLAEETNRFNGEIDHVINKMNDNVLNSQNTITNMLQSTKQQLDNVTKNQESFHQMSQLIEEIGSSNQAFFHLMGQIEEQKNKTVAILENLSSIAEENAAGTEEVTASTEEQAGNLSEVVQEILKLLEETHIINQILKRYTK, from the coding sequence ATGTTTTTTCGCAAAGCCAATCAGCAAAATGAAACCACCTTATCCAAAGCCATTAAGGATTCCATCCTAATTGACTACCAGGTGATTCATCAAGCTTATCAGACGATTGAAGGCCTTGAATTTTCTCAAAAGGACCGGCAACAGATCGAAGCTCATTTGGAAAAATTATTAACCGGCAATGCTTCCTACTACGGCATTTGGGTCGTTGGCATCAAAAATGAGTTTAATGACCAGCAATATCAGCATAAAGATCATTATGAAGCCAACGGACGACTCAATACCTATTTATACCGTACCACCTCCGGTGTCAAAAAAATGTTTCTTGAAGGCATTGATCAGGAAGAATTCTATACCAAACCTTTAGAAACAGAAAAACTTCAGATTCTGCAACCCTTTTTCTATGATTTGGAAGGAATTCCAGTTTTTATGACCGCCGTTGCCAAGCCTTTGTTTATTGGCGGCAAAAAAGTGGGCGTAGTGGGCATCGATATTGTATTGCTGGGTATTAATGAGCTGGATGATGATTTTGTGCATCAAAGGGTTTCTTCCATGGAAGCAATGATCCCCAAAGCCATCGATGTTTATCAAAAAAACATCACAGCGGTTATCGAAAAATTTGCATTGATTGATGAAAAAATCCAATTTATTAAAAATCATTCGGAACAAATTGACGCCAGTGTTCTGGAAGTTTCTAAAGCCATTGAAGAAGTGGCCGTCGGGGCAATGGATCAGGCAAAAGAAATTGAACAGGGAGTTGAATTAACCGCTGCCTTAGGTCAAATGATTGACCAGAGTATTTCGGAATCTAATCATATTAATCATATCAGTCAACAACTTTCTAAAGAAAAAGATCAAGGTATGAAGTCCTTAACCGATGTCATTGAAATGGTACAAAGCGTGGATGGAGAAATGGTGCTGGTAAAGGATACCATTGAAAGCACCGTGAATAGTAGTAACGAAGTGTTGCAGGCCAATGAAATGATTAAAGCCATTGCGGAGCAGACGAATCTGTTAGCCCTTAACGCTTCTATCGAAGCCGCCAGAGCTGGCGAAGCCGGTCGGGGTTTTGGGGTGGTGGCCGAAGAAATTAAAAAACTGGCCGAAGAAACCAACCGCTTTAACGGAGAAATTGATCATGTTATCAACAAAATGAATGACAATGTGTTGAATTCACAAAACACCATCACTAATATGCTCCAGTCTACCAAGCAACAATTAGATAATGTAACCAAAAATCAAGAAAGCTTTCATCAGATGAGTCAGTTAATTGAAGAAATCGGAAGCAGCAACCAGGCTTTCTTCCATCTGATGGGTCAAATTGAAGAACAAAAAAATAAAACCGTTGCCATTTTAGAAAATCTATCTTCTATTGCGGAAGAAAATGCGGCGGGGACAGAAGAAGTCACCGCTTCTACAGAAGAGCAGGCTGGAAATTTATCGGAAGTGGTGCAGGAAATTCTAAAGCTTCTTGAAGAAACCCATATTATTAATCAAATCCTGAAACGATATACCAAATGA
- a CDS encoding sensor histidine kinase has translation MIHFFTFKRLRHRIIFAFTMLLVVSLLANSLLAIWQVIQQSQEDYQVSVHQKMELLDHHIHYYAENIASNTRMLAEFPLIREADQRITSYKNTQSSEGLLPMRPMQGDPYEQEVYQILKTFQESHDSVKNASLGVEANGGFVMHPPRPRFNKYDARERQWYQKALESPGEVVISEIYTTSSGEKVVLCVMTVFDEKDQLRGVITVDFDLEALSNMLTDTTIGSSGYAMLTDSTGSILAYPNQPAVVGKSLEDIGLGSLLQGESLKEQTIDTFFYQDQSYRIQVIPSALAEFPLFYISFIHTSEFYQSGWILSRKLLLSAFFLLLFSMLLAYWLSGQLTGSLGKLREFADQLAEGNLSQRLQLTDQDEIGQLAQRFNEMAAAIEKSQRELESKVAERTFALSSTNEQLQETNEELQQTVVLLKNTQEQLIQSEKLAGLSTLVAGLAHEINTPLGGSISMASYLEHQLQQLLKDIEEETLGQHEFDQYMLRMQDSVQVLLRNLHRSSDLIQHFKQVAVDHRREEKREFYVKPYVEETLLGFQQLLKAGNHRFILDCEEKLSVYSFPGAFSQIIAILMQNSLEHGFADREGGSIYLSFQKQDHRLVVTYSDDGKGMTESVKSRIFEPFFTTARHQGNIGLGLHILYNLLMLQLKGDVVVESHPEQGTIFHLIWEP, from the coding sequence TTGATTCATTTTTTTACTTTCAAGCGATTACGGCATCGTATTATTTTTGCCTTTACGATGCTGTTGGTAGTTTCTCTTTTGGCCAACAGTTTATTAGCCATTTGGCAAGTAATCCAACAATCCCAAGAAGATTATCAGGTATCCGTCCATCAGAAAATGGAATTGCTGGATCATCATATTCATTATTATGCTGAAAATATTGCATCCAATACCAGGATGTTGGCGGAATTTCCCTTGATCCGGGAGGCGGATCAGCGCATTACTTCTTACAAAAATACCCAGTCTTCCGAAGGGCTTCTTCCCATGCGACCAATGCAGGGAGATCCTTATGAGCAGGAAGTTTACCAAATCTTAAAAACCTTTCAAGAATCCCATGATTCCGTCAAAAATGCCAGCCTTGGTGTTGAAGCGAACGGTGGTTTTGTCATGCATCCACCCCGCCCCCGTTTTAATAAATACGATGCCAGAGAAAGGCAGTGGTATCAGAAAGCCTTGGAATCTCCCGGCGAAGTGGTCATTTCTGAAATTTATACCACCTCCAGTGGGGAGAAGGTGGTTCTTTGTGTGATGACGGTTTTTGATGAAAAAGACCAGTTACGGGGAGTGATTACCGTTGATTTTGATCTGGAGGCCTTGTCCAATATGCTGACGGACACCACCATCGGTAGTAGTGGTTATGCGATGCTCACCGACTCCACCGGCTCTATTCTCGCTTATCCGAATCAGCCGGCAGTGGTGGGCAAATCTCTGGAAGATATTGGTTTGGGATCTTTGCTTCAGGGAGAGTCATTGAAGGAGCAGACCATCGACACCTTTTTTTATCAAGATCAATCCTACCGGATTCAGGTTATTCCTTCGGCTTTAGCCGAATTTCCCCTCTTTTATATCTCTTTTATCCATACCAGTGAATTTTATCAAAGTGGCTGGATCTTATCTCGAAAATTATTGCTGAGTGCTTTTTTCCTGCTGCTTTTTTCCATGCTTCTGGCTTATTGGTTATCTGGACAACTCACTGGTTCTTTAGGAAAGTTAAGGGAATTTGCTGATCAATTGGCGGAAGGAAATCTGAGCCAACGGCTACAGTTAACGGATCAGGATGAAATAGGCCAGTTAGCGCAACGATTTAACGAAATGGCCGCTGCTATTGAAAAATCTCAAAGAGAATTGGAATCTAAGGTAGCGGAAAGAACCTTCGCTTTGTCTTCTACAAATGAACAGTTGCAGGAAACCAACGAAGAACTTCAGCAAACCGTCGTCCTATTAAAAAACACCCAGGAACAGTTGATTCAATCAGAAAAACTAGCTGGTCTCAGCACCTTGGTCGCCGGTTTGGCTCATGAGATTAATACACCTTTAGGTGGTTCGATTTCTATGGCTTCTTACCTGGAGCATCAGCTACAGCAATTACTAAAAGATATTGAAGAAGAAACCTTGGGCCAGCATGAATTTGATCAGTACATGCTCCGGATGCAAGATTCTGTGCAGGTTTTGCTTCGAAACTTACATCGCTCCAGTGACTTAATTCAGCATTTCAAACAGGTAGCTGTGGATCATCGCCGTGAGGAAAAAAGAGAATTTTATGTCAAACCGTATGTGGAAGAAACCCTGCTGGGTTTTCAACAGCTATTAAAGGCAGGTAATCATCGGTTCATCCTTGACTGTGAGGAAAAGTTATCTGTTTATAGTTTTCCCGGTGCCTTCTCTCAGATCATTGCCATTTTAATGCAAAATTCATTGGAACATGGTTTTGCGGATCGAGAAGGTGGTTCCATTTATCTTTCTTTTCAAAAACAAGACCACCGTCTGGTTGTAACCTATTCTGACGATGGTAAGGGTATGACCGAATCTGTAAAGTCTCGGATTTTCGAACCTTTTTTTACAACCGCCCGTCACCAGGGTAATATCGGGTTGGGGCTTCATATTCTGTATAATCTTTTGATGCTTCAGCTAAAAGGAGATGTGGTCGTGGAATCTCACCCTGAGCAGGGGACCATTTTTCATCTTATCTGGGAACCTTAA
- a CDS encoding chemotaxis protein CheX has translation MDVKWINPFIDAFKHVMPQLGFESIERKNLRLGEGKLKSSGVIMNLGIVGELQGNVVYHLEMETAKAIASKMMMGMPVETLDSMAESALSELSNMLTANASINFSQMDIETNISTPTLMYGDNFEVVMNMPQYICIEMLADGLSLQINVAVDSKEK, from the coding sequence ATGGACGTAAAATGGATTAACCCGTTTATTGATGCCTTTAAGCATGTGATGCCACAGTTAGGCTTTGAAAGCATTGAGCGAAAAAACCTTCGCTTAGGAGAAGGAAAGCTTAAAAGCAGTGGGGTGATTATGAATCTGGGGATTGTTGGCGAGTTGCAGGGCAATGTAGTCTACCACTTGGAAATGGAAACGGCTAAGGCCATTGCTTCGAAAATGATGATGGGAATGCCGGTGGAAACCTTGGATTCCATGGCTGAAAGTGCGCTTTCAGAACTGTCCAATATGTTAACGGCCAATGCCAGCATTAATTTTTCTCAGATGGATATTGAAACCAATATCTCTACTCCAACATTGATGTATGGGGACAATTTTGAAGTGGTGATGAACATGCCCCAGTATATTTGTATCGAAATGCTGGCGGATGGGCTTTCCCTACAAATCAATGTTGCCGTTGATTCCAAAGAAAAATAA
- a CDS encoding sensor histidine kinase, with the protein MTITFGSALIPMTIKIKRKQWPLHMILIGSFLLVMISIVSAFILLINHHYQFLYEEKGRQLTHAFNRHVHAEIENLLTEPMLFNQFFRSHLQEEFLFQHADLSSIETLQQSLFQEYVPYIPQVSVLSYGDEQGRYAGIRRNQDGTTNIMIKDQRTKDALVIFEGNQITSRQRLVMEDYDLHLRPFYQPLQDHPVPSWSSLYVNQDERMEVTVTHMLPFFDTEAQFAGVSAVDVSLYGLQEHLRKDEILRSGGGVIYVVDHQWNLVAHSGQEPWIHVKDETGELIFEKATTINHPLINHSAKHMIHQEVRAGEAFSVAHPTTPYYAIYAPLTDKHLPPWQVIVALPEESLMGAVKEQQHHTLYLVLGLILLVTGLSLWFLKRIVTPIQQTSKAAKKIAAGHWNVDLPATRSIVTETHQLLTSFQQMMVSLQQSFEKLENSKQQYQDLFNDKSEELKRAMSELIDREKLASLGGLVAGVSHEINTPLGTSISSVSYISHQTEKVLRQLEDSRLTEEGLYGYFHDLQESLKLLENNLERSAHLVNSFKEIAVNQNIESPQSFQLKTLINNVILSLRHEYKHQQHQFQVDCPEDLWIHSYPGVYSQILTNLVMNSIIHGLSDHSSGLITIKAAIKHGTLQIVYGDNGSGLTEEVKKNIFEPFFTTKRGKGSSGLGMSIVHNLVTQKLKGSIRCNGQVSQGVLFHIEAPVQHT; encoded by the coding sequence ATGACAATTACTTTTGGATCGGCGTTGATACCAATGACAATAAAAATAAAAAGGAAACAATGGCCTTTACATATGATTCTAATAGGTTCTTTTCTATTGGTGATGATCTCGATTGTTTCTGCTTTTATCCTTCTTATAAACCATCATTATCAATTTTTATACGAAGAAAAAGGCAGGCAGTTAACTCATGCCTTTAACCGGCATGTCCACGCCGAAATCGAAAATCTGTTAACAGAACCCATGCTTTTCAACCAGTTTTTCCGTTCTCATCTTCAAGAAGAATTTCTTTTCCAGCATGCCGACTTATCCAGTATTGAAACATTGCAACAATCCCTCTTCCAAGAATATGTTCCTTATATTCCTCAGGTAAGTGTTCTTTCCTATGGAGATGAACAGGGTCGTTATGCCGGTATTCGTCGCAATCAGGACGGTACTACCAATATCATGATCAAAGATCAGCGAACGAAGGATGCCCTGGTTATCTTTGAAGGCAACCAGATTACTTCCCGCCAGCGGTTAGTAATGGAAGACTATGATTTGCATTTGCGTCCTTTTTATCAGCCACTGCAGGATCATCCAGTCCCCAGCTGGTCTTCTTTGTATGTCAATCAGGATGAACGAATGGAAGTCACCGTGACCCATATGCTTCCTTTTTTTGATACAGAAGCTCAATTTGCCGGCGTCAGCGCTGTTGATGTATCTCTCTATGGATTGCAGGAACATTTGAGAAAAGACGAAATCCTTCGTTCTGGTGGCGGGGTTATTTATGTTGTGGATCACCAGTGGAATCTGGTAGCTCATTCCGGACAAGAACCCTGGATTCATGTGAAAGATGAAACCGGAGAACTTATTTTTGAAAAAGCAACTACCATTAACCATCCTCTTATCAATCATTCAGCAAAACATATGATCCATCAAGAGGTAAGGGCTGGCGAAGCTTTCTCAGTAGCTCATCCCACCACTCCCTATTATGCTATCTACGCACCCCTTACGGATAAACACCTTCCCCCTTGGCAAGTCATCGTGGCCTTGCCGGAAGAAAGTTTGATGGGGGCTGTAAAGGAGCAGCAGCACCATACCCTTTACCTTGTACTGGGACTGATTTTACTGGTTACCGGTTTGAGCCTCTGGTTCCTTAAGAGGATCGTCACTCCCATCCAACAGACCTCCAAAGCCGCAAAAAAAATAGCCGCCGGCCATTGGAATGTGGATTTGCCAGCCACCCGTTCTATCGTAACCGAAACCCACCAGTTACTGACTTCCTTCCAGCAAATGATGGTTTCCTTACAGCAAAGTTTTGAAAAACTGGAAAATAGCAAGCAACAATACCAGGATCTATTTAACGATAAATCCGAAGAATTAAAACGGGCTATGAGCGAACTGATCGATCGGGAGAAACTGGCTTCTTTAGGTGGTTTGGTAGCCGGCGTCTCCCATGAAATTAACACCCCTTTAGGCACTTCGATTTCTTCTGTTTCGTATATCAGTCACCAGACAGAAAAAGTTTTACGACAGCTGGAAGACAGCCGCTTGACAGAAGAAGGGCTTTATGGTTATTTCCATGATCTTCAGGAGAGTCTGAAGCTATTGGAAAACAATTTGGAACGGTCTGCCCATTTAGTAAACAGTTTCAAAGAAATTGCGGTTAATCAAAACATTGAATCGCCACAAAGCTTTCAGCTAAAAACCCTTATCAATAATGTGATTCTCAGTTTAAGGCATGAATATAAGCATCAGCAACACCAATTTCAAGTTGATTGTCCGGAGGATTTATGGATTCATAGCTATCCCGGTGTTTATTCTCAAATCCTGACTAACTTGGTGATGAACTCGATCATCCATGGACTGTCCGATCATTCCTCTGGGCTGATTACTATCAAAGCCGCTATAAAACATGGTACCCTACAAATTGTTTACGGAGACAATGGCTCCGGATTAACAGAAGAAGTGAAAAAAAATATTTTTGAGCCTTTCTTTACCACTAAACGTGGAAAAGGTAGCAGCGGTCTGGGAATGAGTATTGTTCACAATCTGGTAACCCAAAAGTTAAAAGGCTCTATCCGTTGTAACGGGCAGGTCAGTCAAGGTGTTTTGTTTCATATCGAAGCACCGGTTCAACACACATAA
- a CDS encoding chemotaxis protein, which translates to MDKQKGILLESGTNELEIVEFRIGENFFGINVAKVKEIIPFTKPTSIPNSHPCIKGIFKPRDEVITAVDLPRYLNFPEEKSDQARYIISHFNQITVGFLVDAVVGIHRISWEKVEKPDETIFSGHEGIATGIVKLEEKLIVVLDFEKILADISPNTGIQVADVSKLGPRNRSEKPILIAEDSKMLANMLLDSLHAAGYTFVTVMPNGKEAWDMLEAIKKDKSRSWKERVSLLITDIEMPRMDGHSLTKKVKDDEDLQELPVIIFSSLIDDQMRRKGEALGANDQISKPEINRLVETIDHLIL; encoded by the coding sequence TTGGACAAACAAAAGGGAATTTTATTGGAAAGTGGCACCAATGAATTAGAAATTGTTGAGTTTCGAATAGGCGAAAATTTTTTTGGTATTAATGTAGCGAAAGTAAAAGAAATTATTCCTTTCACAAAACCTACCAGTATTCCTAATTCGCATCCGTGTATAAAAGGAATTTTCAAACCAAGAGATGAAGTGATTACAGCCGTAGACCTTCCCCGATACCTTAATTTCCCGGAAGAAAAAAGTGATCAGGCTCGCTATATTATCTCTCATTTTAATCAGATCACCGTTGGCTTTTTGGTGGATGCGGTGGTGGGAATCCATCGAATTTCCTGGGAAAAAGTTGAAAAGCCGGATGAAACCATTTTTTCCGGTCATGAAGGAATTGCCACCGGCATTGTAAAACTGGAAGAAAAACTGATTGTTGTCCTGGACTTTGAAAAAATCCTGGCGGATATCAGCCCAAATACAGGGATTCAAGTGGCCGATGTTTCAAAGCTGGGTCCCAGAAACCGAAGTGAAAAACCAATTTTAATTGCAGAAGACTCGAAAATGCTGGCGAATATGCTCCTGGATTCCTTGCATGCCGCCGGATATACCTTTGTAACGGTGATGCCCAATGGAAAAGAAGCCTGGGATATGCTGGAAGCCATTAAAAAAGATAAGAGCAGATCTTGGAAAGAACGGGTATCCTTGTTGATAACGGACATTGAAATGCCAAGAATGGATGGCCATTCTCTGACCAAAAAAGTGAAGGATGATGAAGACCTTCAAGAATTACCAGTCATTATTTTCTCCTCGCTGATTGATGATCAGATGCGGCGAAAAGGAGAAGCTTTGGGAGCGAATGACCAAATTAGTAAGCCGGAGATTAATCGACTGGTGGAAACCATTGATCATTTGATTTTATAA